In a genomic window of Arthrobacter woluwensis:
- a CDS encoding CoA-binding protein — protein MAHVNDPAVIEKLITTKGRWAVVGLSTNEWRAAYDVSLTVRDRMGMEIIPINPKGEDVHGEKGYTLLSEVPGQVDVVECFVNSERVGAVVDQAIETGAKAVWMQLGVVDEAAAERAEAAGLDVIMNECPDRVLHRWAQEGRRLDTDGAATA, from the coding sequence ATGGCACACGTCAACGATCCCGCCGTCATCGAGAAGCTCATCACCACGAAGGGCCGCTGGGCCGTGGTCGGGCTGAGCACCAACGAATGGCGCGCCGCCTATGACGTCTCCCTCACCGTCCGCGACCGCATGGGGATGGAGATCATCCCCATCAACCCCAAGGGCGAGGACGTCCACGGCGAGAAGGGTTACACGCTGCTCTCCGAAGTGCCGGGCCAGGTGGACGTGGTGGAATGCTTTGTGAACTCCGAACGCGTCGGCGCGGTCGTCGATCAGGCCATCGAGACCGGTGCCAAGGCGGTCTGGATGCAGCTCGGCGTCGTGGACGAGGCCGCCGCCGAACGCGCGGAGGCCGCCGGGCTGGACGTCATCATGAACGAGTGCCCGGACCGGGTGCTGCACCGCTGGGCCCAGGAGGGCCGGCGTCTGGACACGGACGGCGCCGCGACGGCCTGA
- a CDS encoding MmcQ/YjbR family DNA-binding protein encodes MDARELREFCLGFPGAVEDFPFDPDTSVFKVASEVEGARHPAKMFALTRLRAVPLSVSLKCDPVLALQLRAGYPQITGAWHLNKKHWNGVLLDGLPDELLRNMIEDSYDLVVSGLSRRQQEQLSWKGLVERG; translated from the coding sequence ATGGACGCCCGTGAGCTGCGCGAATTCTGCCTGGGGTTCCCGGGCGCGGTGGAGGACTTCCCGTTCGACCCGGACACGTCGGTCTTCAAGGTCGCGTCCGAGGTGGAGGGCGCCCGGCATCCGGCGAAGATGTTCGCCTTGACGCGGCTGCGCGCCGTCCCGCTCTCCGTGAGCCTGAAGTGTGATCCCGTGCTGGCCCTGCAGTTGCGGGCGGGCTATCCCCAGATCACCGGGGCCTGGCACTTGAACAAGAAGCACTGGAACGGCGTGCTCCTGGACGGGCTGCCGGATGAGCTGCTGCGGAACATGATCGAGGATTCGTATGACCTCGTCGTGTCCGGGCTGAGCCGTCGCCAGCAGGAACAGCTGAGCTGGAAGGGCCTGGTCGAGCGCGGTTGA
- the ngcE gene encoding N-acetylglucosamine/diacetylchitobiose ABC transporter substrate-binding protein, with translation MKMQNQPFARRGFLRGALATAAVIPMGGALASCASGGDSAAPAATGNVSATNPFGLADKATVDAVIFKGGYGVDYVEFAAKTAEKKFSGSTFRVSASSAISAELQPRFAGGNPPDLIDNSGAQSIGISTILDQLEDLKSVVDANNYEGTKISDTLYEGVLAPGTFGDKVAAINYVLTVYGLWYSASLFKENGWTVPKTWDEAFELGEKAKAKGKFLFLWGKEAATYYQELAFASAIKEGGQDVRLNIENLKPGAWKQDAIMKVFKALEKHVKAGHFKPGGSGTQFTAAQAQWSNSQEALLYPSGSWIENEMKDQTKADFQMTGTPVPTVTSGSKLPFEALHSGAGEPFIVPSQAKSVAGGKELLRAMLSKEAATNFAKTKLSPTVVKGTVPADGFGSTALVSQTKMLDAAGKNVFNWQVFDLYGTNKDQLVVWNAFLDGKSSADELADALQKISDKVAADTSIKKVEIK, from the coding sequence ATGAAAATGCAGAATCAGCCGTTCGCGCGGCGTGGATTCCTCCGGGGGGCGCTCGCCACGGCCGCGGTCATCCCCATGGGTGGCGCATTGGCTTCCTGCGCATCCGGCGGCGACAGCGCCGCTCCGGCCGCCACGGGCAACGTCTCTGCAACGAACCCCTTCGGCCTGGCGGACAAGGCCACGGTCGACGCGGTGATCTTCAAGGGTGGCTACGGTGTGGACTACGTGGAGTTCGCCGCCAAGACCGCTGAGAAGAAGTTCTCCGGCAGCACCTTCAGGGTCTCGGCCTCCTCCGCGATCTCCGCGGAACTGCAGCCGCGTTTCGCCGGTGGCAACCCGCCGGACCTGATCGACAACTCGGGTGCACAGTCCATCGGCATCTCCACCATCCTGGACCAGCTCGAGGACCTCAAGTCCGTCGTGGACGCCAACAACTACGAGGGCACCAAGATCTCCGACACCCTGTACGAAGGCGTGCTCGCTCCGGGCACCTTCGGTGACAAGGTCGCGGCGATCAACTACGTCCTCACCGTCTACGGTCTCTGGTACTCCGCTTCCCTCTTCAAGGAGAACGGCTGGACTGTTCCGAAGACCTGGGACGAGGCGTTCGAACTCGGCGAGAAGGCCAAGGCCAAGGGCAAGTTCCTGTTCCTGTGGGGCAAGGAAGCCGCCACGTACTACCAGGAACTCGCCTTCGCCTCCGCGATCAAGGAAGGCGGCCAGGACGTCCGCCTGAATATCGAGAACCTGAAGCCGGGCGCCTGGAAGCAGGACGCCATCATGAAGGTGTTCAAGGCTCTCGAGAAGCACGTCAAGGCCGGGCACTTCAAGCCGGGCGGCTCGGGCACGCAGTTCACCGCGGCGCAGGCCCAGTGGTCGAACTCGCAGGAAGCGCTGCTGTACCCGTCCGGTTCCTGGATCGAAAACGAAATGAAGGACCAGACCAAGGCGGACTTCCAGATGACCGGCACCCCGGTGCCCACGGTCACCTCCGGGTCCAAGCTCCCGTTCGAGGCGCTGCACTCCGGCGCCGGTGAGCCCTTCATCGTCCCGTCCCAGGCCAAGAGCGTCGCCGGCGGCAAGGAACTGCTGCGGGCCATGCTCTCCAAGGAGGCCGCCACCAACTTCGCCAAGACGAAGCTCTCGCCCACCGTCGTCAAGGGCACCGTTCCCGCGGACGGCTTCGGTTCCACGGCACTGGTCTCCCAGACGAAGATGCTCGACGCCGCCGGTAAGAACGTCTTCAACTGGCAGGTCTTCGACCTGTACGGCACCAACAAGGACCAGCTGGTCGTGTGGAACGCCTTCCTCGATGGCAAGAGCTCCGCTGACGAGCTGGCCGACGCACTGCAGAAGATCTCGGACAAGGTCGCTGCCGATACCTCCATCAAGAAGGTTGAAATCAAGTGA